Genomic segment of Brassica oleracea var. oleracea cultivar TO1000 unplaced genomic scaffold, BOL UnpScaffold01255, whole genome shotgun sequence:
GGCCGACATCCTTACCAGAGATCACGTACGCAAGATGGCGGATGTGATTAGAGTTATCGTCGCAGTGAGCTTCAACCACAAGACTCATCGCAACTTAAGTGAAGAGGTCAGGAGAAGGTTCTACAAGAACTGGGCTGATTCTAAGAAGAAGTGGTACGGAAGCGAGGAGAGCATCCGGTCTAACCTTGAGAAAGATGTGAATTCAATGGGTGGATTCGCACACCATAGTGTGGTGAAGGAGGATTACTTGATGACTATGTTCAAGCAAAGGAGGAGCCTAATCGGAGTTCAAAAAATTGATCTccctaattcaagttggaattaagggggtgaatgttggataattccaagcttgtggaaacttaacatattattagatgtttaatatgttaagataaacacaataaggaaacctagaaataggaaaatgaagtttttatttaggttaggtttgtgtttttcatatcccacatgttaaagagaattgtctttcatataaacaTAGGTCTAATGGAAAGGTGTTCTATATGATTTAAGAGAAACATATTAAGAACTTTAGTTTTGAGCAGTTTGTAAAGCTAATAAgcaaagttgttcttataactctttgtgtttctaagagatctgaGATAATAGACCGAGGAATTTCCTCAACCGGAGCCTCATAATCATTGGAGCCGCAGGGGAAGCTAGATCGTTGTTGAGGAGACGTCCACTCCGGTCCACGCACCGCAGTTGTGAAGATTCCGGCGTAGatctcaaaaaaagaaaaacggatCTGGCTAGAATCTTCAGACCTAAAAGCCGACTCAGACCCTCTCCATCTCACCGTAAGCCTCACCGTTTCTCCACGGGAAGCCGAGATCTTTCTCCATCGACCGTAAGGGATCTCCGGAGGTTGTTCACGACCACCACAGAGAACCAAACATATCGGCTTAGGTTAAAGACCGAGAGGAAGGGAGCAAAAGGGAAAACGGGAGTGGAGGAAGAGGAGAGCGCCTCCGGCGCGCCAGGAAGCGGCGGTCGGAGCTAGGGTTTCTTCAGGTGGCTGTTTCTTTTTGGGaaaggagagaggagagacgAAAGTGTTTTAGTTAGAAATTTATCCTAGATATTTTTTCTCGTTACGTGCTTTGTGTTGTTGATCGTTACATCAAAACTGTTGACGCAAACATGAGTTTGTAGAGTTTAAATCCTTCGACTGAGAAAGTTAGTGATGTACTCGTTAATGAAAATGCGATCAGACGATGTCCCCATGAAGGCATGTGTCCTAGAGCAGCCACAAGGATAGCAAGTGTTGAGTTTGAAGAGGCATATCACACTATATCGATCTCTACTacttcaaccaaaaaaaaaaaggaataaactTTTGGAGAAAGTTTATTGCttggagaaaaataaaaaaattctctgaaaatgaaattttcttctcttattattattttttgtccaCAATTATTGAAAGAACCCTAAATGTTCATATTACAAGTGAAGCTAAACGGTCCATTTACCACCATCTGAAATCTTGACTTTAAAAAATCGAAGATATTTAAGTCCAATTTATTGATTTGATCCACCGTTTTTGAGTGTCATGTGAAAAGGTTTACTCACATGCGTCAAcctagttttattttttgagaaattaacTATAATGACTCTAATCATACCCAATATTACTCAACTAactcttaaattttaataattacaagAATAACACATACTCACTCCCTTTATATCACTTTAAGTGGTTTTTAAGAATTTTGCACATggattaagaaaacacaaaattctatataatttatcttggttacataaaaatatcattaaatgaaattaattcaaccaataaataaaaagttcagtattttgtaattggtcataaaattcaaatgatattaaattcTACCTAAAATAATGagaacatcaattattttgaaataagtttttttatttctaaacacCAGTTAAACTGATACTGAGGGAGTATAAGTTATAAAAACAAAGTGAAAGTATTATTaggaatataattttaaatccCAATCTAGTTTTCAGCAATCACTACTTTGCCATTAAggtattttcgaaaataattttacataaaaaaaaaaaaaaaaaccatttaccTAATTTTGTGCATGTGGCTGTGGTTCCCTTTACtctattacaaatataaaacctTTTCTTCCAGAACGGTTTATTGacaattaatttactttttcttcttcttttcaaaaacatttcttctttttggtaaacttgttaatatatacattaccaaatttttttaatagaaattacaATGAACATCATTATCGACGTTCATTGTAATTAAGATATCTTATAAAATGTGTATAATGATGTTCATTGTAAtttctgttaaaaaaattggtaatttatatattaacaagTTTACCAAAATGAAGAGATGTTTTtggaaaggagaagaagagtaCATTAATTGTTAATAAACCGTTATGGAAGAGAAGGTTTTATAATTGTAATAAAGTAAAGGGAACCATGGCCACATGCACAAAATTTGTACTCGCTCCGTATCACTTTAAATGGTGTTTAGAggaaaaaattttgtttcaaaagaaTTGATGTTACATTattctagataaaatttaatactaTTTAAACTTTATGACCAATtgcaaaatactaaattttttctttttggttgaattagtttcatttaatgatatttttatgtaaccaagataaattatatagaactttgtattttcttaatctaagtgcaaaatctttaaaaatcaCTTAAAGTGATACAGAGGGGAGTAACAAAATTCTATTCaaaaatctacattataatagggcagttgcatcacttctgatgcgacacgtcagcgatatgttggtcccacttttaaaaagtgtgaaaaagtgtcaagtctgtgactcgaaccgggttattgagatctaaacaacaacatttataccactgagctaaatgattctttgtacattgatggctgaaacaaatatatatttatgaaggtcggaaacttttgcttcttcggttttctctgtgggatccacacttatttattttatctaatgatttaataaatactttataactcacgttttgaaatgagattcgttaaaaaaaagccaaataaacctctttggtctgtaagcgttctcttcaatggaagtttagcgttttcaatttttaatcatcggttcatgactcatctaagaaacaNNNNNNNNNNNNNNNNNNNNNNNNNNNNNNNNNNNNNNNNNNNNNNNNNNNNNNNNNNNNNNNNNNNNNNNNNNNNNNNNNNNNNNNNNNNNNNNNNNNNNNNNNNNNNNNTACTTTTCCATTAAggtattttcgaaaataattttacaaaaaaaaaaaaaaaaaaccatttaccTAATTTTGTGCATGTGGCTGTGGTTCCCTTTACtctattacaaatataaaacctTTTCTTCCAGAACGGTTTATTGacaattaatttactttttcttcttcttttcaaaaacatttcttctttttggtaaacttgttaatatatacattaccaaatttttttaatagaaattacaATGAACATCATTATCGACGTTCATTGTAATTAAGATATCTTATAAAATGTGTATAATGATGTTCATTGTAAtttctgttaaaaaaattggtaatttatatattaacaagTTTACCAAAATGAAGAGATGTTTTtggaaaggagaagaagagtaCATTAATTGTTAATAAACCGTTATGGAAGAGAAGGTTTTATAATTGTAATAAAGTAAAGGGAACCATGGCCACATGCACAAAATTTGTACTCGCTCCGTATCACTTTAAATGGTGTTTAGAggaaaaaattttgtttcaaaagaaTTGATGTTACATTattctagataaaatttaatactaTTTAAACTTTATGACCAATtgcaaaatactaaattttttctttttggttgaattagtttcatttaatgatatttttatgtaaccaagataaattatatagaactttgtattttcttaatctaagtgcaaaatctttaaaaatcaCTTAAAGTGATACAGAGGGGAGTAACAAAATTCTATTCaaaaatctacattataatagggcagttgcatcacttctgatgcgacacgtcagcgatatgttggtcccacttttaaaaagtgtgaaaaagtgtcaagtctgtgactcgaaccgggttattgagatctaaacaacaacatttataccactgagctaaatgattctttgtacattgatggctgaaacaaatatatatttatgaaggtcggaaacttttgcttcttcggttttctctgtgggatccacacttatttattttatctaatgatttaataaatactttataactcacgttttgaaatgagattcgttaaaaaaaagccaaataaacctctttggtctgtaagcgttctcttcaatggaagtttagcgttttcaatttttaatcatcggttcatgactcatctaagaaacatgaatcagtttttcttctttagtctctacatctctccatctttaataaattcatcatcggttcttttattttgcctgataaatcatgattgtgtggttttaattttctttggtcatccttagcttgcaccctttgatctaaccaagaagaaNNNNNNNNNNNNNNNNNNNNNNNNNNNNNNNNNNNNNNNNNNNNNNNNNNNNNNNNNNNNNNNNNaaacatatttgtttcttttcatcagttgctttgtttaatcttttttcctgcaaataatGATGGCTTTGACAGTTCATTCACATGAGtcaagaagtaaaagaagaagaagccagtgagtgtttgacattttctATCTTCGTGggttttttttccattcattaaacttggattttgaagattatatgcctcacattctttttattttgatggttgttaggttgaatgaagatcattAAATAAATGAGtcaagaagtaaaagaagaagaagccagtgagtgtttgacattttctATCTTCGTGggttttttttccattcattaaacttggattttgaagattatatgcctcacattctttttattttgatggttgttaggttgaatgaagatcattgaaagaaaatgtcgatgcttctgaagatttggagggtatgttatatttctttctctgataattctagcgacataaatttgaaccttacaaagggtatattgcagagcatcctaatgatgaggaagaggtggagggaATTGATCTGGACCAGCAAGGTTACCGGTGGGAGGGAAGtgacatggattacttataCGACGAGGTAAGCATATNNNNNNNNNNNNNNNNNNNNNNNNNNNNNNNNNNNNNNNNNNNNNNNNNNNNNNNNNNNNNNNNNNNNNNNNNNNNNNNNNNNNNNNNNNNNNNNNNNNNNNNNNNNNNNNNNNNNNNNNNNNNNNNNNNNNNNNNNNNNNNNNNNNNNNNNNNNNNNNNNNNNNNNNNNNNNNNNNNNNNNNNNNNNNNNNNNNNNNNNNNNNNNNNNNNNNNNNNNNNNNNNNNNNNNNNNNNNNNNNNNNNNNNNNNNNNNNNNNNNNNNNNNNNNNNNNNNNNNNNNNNNNNNNNNNNNNNNNNNNNNNNNNNNNNNNNNNNNNNNNNNNNNNNNNNNNNNNNNNNNNNNNNNNNNNNNNNNNNNNNNNNNNNNNNNNNNNNNNNNNNNNNNNNNNNNNNNNNNNNNNNNNNNNNNNNNNNNNNNNNNNNNNNNNNNNNNNNNNNNNNNNNNNNNNNNNNNNNNNNNNNNNNNNNNNNNNNNNNNNNNNNNNNNNNNNNNNNNNNNNNNNNNNNNNNNNNNNNNNNNNNNNNNNNNNNNNNNNNNNNNNNNNNNNNNN
This window contains:
- the LOC106321137 gene encoding uncharacterized protein LOC106321137 (The sequence of the model RefSeq protein was modified relative to this genomic sequence to represent the inferred CDS: added 80 bases not found in genome assembly) gives rise to the protein AARRLWEPKVEPLFAAKSHHTSNCLTAAGEARSLLRRRPLRSTHRSCEDSGVDLKKRKTDLARIFRPKSRLRPSPSHRKPHRFSTGSRDLSPSTVRDLRRLFTTTTENQTYRLRLKTERKGAKGKTGVEEEESASGAPGSGGRS